From Bacillus sp. FSL K6-3431, the proteins below share one genomic window:
- a CDS encoding glycoside hydrolase family 2 TIM barrel-domain containing protein produces the protein MLKQLTKFEYTPPKNGYPEWNNNPEIFQLNRLKAHASLMPYKAVEEAFKGDRYASDYYRSLNGQWKFAFAENPEQRNETFFRADFDSNDWDEIKVPAHWQLQGYDYPQYTNVRYPWENTEDIKAPFAPTKYNPVGQYIQTFTVPEEWDGQPVYISFQGVESAFYIWVNGDLVGYSEDTFTPAEFDLTPYLIEGENKLAVEVYRWCDASWLEDQDFWRMSGIFRDVYLYSTPTIHINDFFVETELDEEYQHAELKIKAEIANYFEQNNGKVVFEAMLFDQNQQAVLDAPVSVEMDVSNEANGEISTSVFIENPLKWSAENPNLYTLVLSLKGENGSLIETESCKVGFRTFEIKDGLMKINGERIVFKGVNRHEFSADKGRAIDYEDMVHDIKLMKQHNINSVRTSHYPNHPFLYELCDEYGLYVIDENNLETHGSWTYGQQEEGNALPGSKPEWTENVLDRCNSMFQRDKNHPSIIIWSLGNESFGGDNFIKMHQFFKEIDPSRLVHYEGVFHFRESEAASDIESTMYVPPHLMEKYAIDAEESDKQVKPYIICEYSHAMGNSCGNLFKYTELFDRYPILQGGFIWDWRDQAIRTKTEDGTEFLAYGGDFGESPHDGNFSGDGLIFADGTVSPKIYEVKKCYQNIEFTSIDLENGIIKINNKNLFVNLSDYECRWEISEEGKSVKTGVAEVNVEPGSIEEVKLDFDLSDFDAIQTELILTVSMHTKDANVWAEVGHEIAFEQFVLREETKENRELAELDLKVVDNDSALAITGENFSVHFNKQTGDLESYIFSGVELLKTAPAPNYWRAMTDNDKGSKLDQRSVTWREAGLKRVLNFFEVEKTSEHVAVTVKYQLPTTTESNIVIRYTINNTGEIAVDSEIAPGGQLPEVPEIGMLLTMDANFENIDWYGKGPHENYIDKEKSAKIGLYTGKVKDQYVPYLKPQECGNKTEVRWATITNEDGLGLEISGHPTVEVNVLPYTPSELEEASHGYKLPESRQSVVRVNHKQMGVGGDDSWSQKTHPEFTLYADQTYRYSYTMKGIKK, from the coding sequence ATGCTAAAACAGTTAACAAAGTTTGAATACACTCCACCGAAAAATGGGTATCCGGAATGGAATAATAACCCTGAGATTTTCCAATTAAACAGACTTAAAGCACATGCAAGCTTGATGCCGTATAAAGCAGTGGAAGAAGCATTCAAAGGGGATCGATATGCATCAGATTACTACAGGTCTTTAAACGGGCAATGGAAGTTTGCTTTTGCAGAAAATCCGGAGCAGCGGAATGAAACGTTTTTTAGAGCTGATTTTGATAGTAATGACTGGGATGAAATAAAAGTACCGGCACATTGGCAGCTGCAAGGTTATGACTATCCGCAGTATACGAATGTACGCTATCCATGGGAGAATACGGAAGATATTAAAGCTCCTTTTGCACCAACGAAATACAATCCTGTTGGACAGTACATACAAACATTTACTGTACCGGAAGAATGGGATGGTCAGCCGGTATATATTAGTTTTCAAGGAGTTGAATCTGCCTTTTATATTTGGGTAAATGGCGACCTTGTTGGTTACAGTGAAGATACGTTTACGCCAGCAGAATTTGATTTGACACCTTATTTAATAGAGGGAGAAAATAAACTGGCAGTAGAAGTATATCGCTGGTGTGACGCAAGTTGGCTTGAAGACCAAGATTTCTGGAGGATGAGCGGAATTTTCCGGGATGTGTATTTATATTCTACTCCGACTATTCATATCAATGATTTCTTCGTAGAAACGGAACTAGATGAAGAATACCAGCATGCTGAACTAAAAATCAAGGCGGAAATTGCGAATTATTTTGAGCAGAATAATGGGAAAGTCGTATTTGAAGCGATGTTATTTGATCAAAATCAACAAGCAGTATTAGATGCGCCGGTAAGTGTTGAAATGGATGTTTCTAATGAAGCGAATGGTGAAATTAGTACATCGGTATTTATTGAAAACCCTTTAAAATGGAGTGCGGAGAATCCAAATCTTTATACACTCGTGCTCAGTTTAAAAGGTGAAAATGGAAGTCTGATAGAAACTGAAAGTTGCAAAGTTGGTTTTAGGACATTTGAGATAAAAGACGGTTTGATGAAGATCAACGGTGAACGGATTGTGTTCAAAGGTGTTAATCGCCATGAGTTTTCTGCTGATAAAGGGCGCGCTATTGATTATGAAGACATGGTTCACGATATTAAGTTAATGAAACAGCATAATATCAACTCTGTTCGAACGTCACATTATCCAAATCATCCATTTTTATATGAGCTCTGTGATGAGTATGGACTTTATGTTATCGATGAAAATAACTTAGAGACACATGGGTCATGGACATATGGTCAGCAGGAAGAAGGCAATGCATTGCCTGGAAGCAAGCCTGAGTGGACAGAAAATGTGTTGGATCGCTGTAATTCTATGTTTCAACGTGATAAAAATCATCCATCCATTATTATTTGGTCACTAGGAAACGAATCATTTGGCGGCGATAACTTTATTAAAATGCATCAGTTTTTCAAAGAAATAGATCCATCTCGCCTCGTTCATTATGAGGGAGTGTTCCATTTCAGGGAGTCTGAAGCAGCATCCGATATAGAAAGTACGATGTATGTTCCGCCTCATCTGATGGAGAAATATGCTATTGATGCCGAAGAATCAGACAAACAAGTAAAGCCATATATTATTTGCGAGTATAGTCATGCAATGGGAAACTCTTGCGGAAATTTATTTAAATATACAGAGTTATTCGATCGCTATCCGATTTTGCAAGGAGGATTCATTTGGGACTGGCGAGATCAAGCCATCCGTACAAAAACGGAGGATGGGACCGAGTTTCTGGCTTATGGTGGAGACTTTGGCGAGTCACCGCATGATGGAAACTTTTCTGGTGATGGGCTTATTTTCGCGGATGGGACTGTTTCACCGAAAATCTATGAGGTGAAAAAGTGTTACCAAAATATTGAGTTTACTAGTATAGATCTTGAAAATGGCATCATCAAGATTAACAATAAGAATCTTTTTGTTAATCTTAGCGATTATGAGTGCCGTTGGGAGATTAGCGAAGAAGGGAAAAGCGTTAAGACGGGAGTCGCGGAAGTAAATGTAGAACCGGGCTCCATTGAGGAAGTGAAGTTGGACTTCGATTTGTCTGACTTTGATGCTATTCAAACTGAGCTCATACTGACTGTGAGCATGCATACAAAGGATGCGAATGTTTGGGCGGAAGTAGGTCACGAAATAGCGTTTGAACAGTTTGTACTCCGCGAGGAAACAAAAGAAAATCGGGAACTAGCTGAGTTAGATTTGAAAGTAGTAGACAATGATTCTGCTTTGGCAATTACAGGTGAGAATTTCTCCGTCCATTTCAATAAGCAGACTGGAGACCTAGAATCCTATATATTTTCTGGAGTGGAGTTGTTAAAAACTGCACCAGCTCCGAATTACTGGAGGGCAATGACGGACAATGACAAAGGTAGTAAGCTTGATCAGCGAAGCGTAACATGGCGGGAAGCTGGACTGAAACGAGTTCTGAACTTCTTTGAAGTAGAAAAGACGAGTGAGCATGTTGCTGTAACCGTAAAATATCAGCTACCAACAACGACTGAGTCTAATATTGTGATTCGGTATACGATTAATAATACCGGAGAAATTGCAGTAGACTCCGAAATAGCTCCAGGCGGGCAGCTACCAGAAGTTCCGGAAATCGGTATGCTTTTGACAATGGATGCTAATTTTGAAAATATCGACTGGTACGGAAAAGGACCACATGAGAACTATATAGATAAGGAAAAAAGCGCTAAAATCGGTTTATATACAGGGAAGGTTAAAGACCAATATGTCCCTTATTTAAAACCACAGGAATGTGGAAATAAGACGGAGGTAAGGTGGGCAACGATCACGAATGAGGATGGTCTTGGACTGGAAATTTCCGGACATCCAACAGTCGAAGTTAACGTTCTTCCATATACACCATCCGAACTTGAAGAAGCTAGCCATGGCTATAAGCTGCCTGAAAGCAGGCAATCAGTCGTGCGCGTCAATCATAAACAAATGGGTGTTGGCGGCGATGATAGTTGGAGTCAAAAAACTCATCCAGAATTC
- a CDS encoding heparinase II/III family protein yields MKIADIEKYLVSKNFDTLLFSNREEKAAWRKKVKESSVLDPMIREIKLEADRLVAEPTQEITYSLFRIFQETGSRQAYEQAYFEKRRRLNTFAIMVLLEPDCKASLKELENIIWSICNEYTWCLPAHLSNSSETEVNHHYSLKEQRSSEISIDLFAAETAFSLSEILILTEEYLDPLICKRIYHEVYRRILWPFHNQKSFGWEKSTHNWAAVCAGSIGAAAIYLLEDNQELSEILERVLSALGAYLSGFNEDGTCLEGYGYWQYGFGYYVYFTDLLKKRTNGAIDLFQSEKIHQIALFQQKVFLNKNVIANFSDALPQTNLFLGLSHFLNDIYPDVELPELILRAKYTDDHCSRWAPAFRNLLWSREEDEGKPWKSASYHLKESAWFISRHCTQHGTYAFAAKGGHNAEPHNHNDIGHFMLLADDEVFLKDLGSGMYSKDYFGQKRYSFLCTGSQGHSVPIINDEYQIEGAAHHAVVKQVKIGQEVETFKLEMSKAYVLPDLQEFIRTFTWDRSDNPKLILEDIFLFNSDPESIVERFITSALTIYEDNKGVILQGKSKLHILYDRNLLRLNIKELSFINHFGDKETISALDFKVINPSKKEEIQFEFQFE; encoded by the coding sequence ATGAAAATAGCCGATATTGAAAAATATTTAGTTTCGAAGAACTTTGACACTTTACTATTTTCTAATAGGGAAGAAAAAGCTGCGTGGCGAAAAAAAGTCAAAGAATCATCAGTGCTTGACCCTATGATTAGAGAAATAAAGTTGGAAGCTGATAGATTGGTAGCTGAGCCAACACAGGAAATCACCTATTCATTATTCCGAATTTTTCAAGAAACTGGGTCTCGGCAAGCATATGAACAGGCATATTTCGAAAAAAGAAGAAGGCTTAATACATTTGCGATAATGGTGTTGCTGGAACCTGATTGTAAAGCGTCACTTAAGGAACTGGAAAATATTATTTGGTCGATTTGTAATGAATACACTTGGTGTCTTCCCGCCCATCTCTCAAATAGTTCTGAAACGGAAGTGAACCATCATTATTCGCTAAAAGAACAACGGAGCAGCGAAATATCGATTGATTTATTTGCTGCTGAAACTGCCTTTTCACTTAGTGAAATATTAATACTAACAGAAGAATATTTAGATCCTCTTATATGTAAGCGAATTTATCATGAAGTTTATCGAAGGATCCTTTGGCCTTTTCATAATCAAAAATCATTTGGTTGGGAAAAATCTACTCATAATTGGGCAGCGGTTTGCGCCGGATCGATCGGTGCGGCAGCGATTTATTTACTTGAAGACAATCAAGAACTTTCCGAGATATTAGAACGAGTTCTTTCTGCATTAGGTGCTTATTTAAGTGGTTTCAATGAAGATGGCACATGTTTGGAGGGGTATGGATATTGGCAATATGGTTTCGGTTATTATGTGTACTTTACTGATTTGCTTAAGAAAAGAACAAATGGTGCAATCGACTTATTTCAGTCAGAAAAGATTCATCAAATCGCATTATTCCAGCAGAAGGTATTCTTGAATAAAAATGTAATTGCTAATTTTTCCGATGCACTTCCACAAACAAATCTTTTTTTGGGACTTAGTCACTTTTTAAATGATATATATCCAGATGTTGAATTGCCAGAATTAATACTTAGAGCAAAATATACAGATGATCATTGCAGTCGTTGGGCACCGGCATTTCGAAATTTACTTTGGTCTCGTGAAGAAGACGAAGGAAAACCGTGGAAAAGTGCTTCGTACCACTTAAAGGAATCTGCATGGTTCATTTCAAGACATTGTACGCAGCATGGAACATATGCATTCGCAGCAAAAGGCGGTCATAACGCAGAGCCACATAACCATAATGATATTGGTCATTTTATGTTGCTCGCCGATGATGAGGTATTTTTAAAAGATCTGGGATCAGGCATGTACAGCAAAGATTATTTTGGACAAAAACGTTATTCCTTTTTATGCACCGGATCTCAAGGTCACTCTGTACCAATCATAAATGACGAATATCAAATAGAAGGTGCAGCCCATCATGCAGTTGTAAAACAAGTAAAGATTGGTCAGGAAGTTGAAACATTCAAACTAGAAATGTCTAAAGCATATGTATTGCCCGATTTACAGGAGTTCATCCGAACATTTACATGGGATAGATCGGATAATCCTAAACTAATACTAGAAGATATATTTCTTTTTAACTCTGATCCTGAATCGATTGTTGAACGATTCATTACATCTGCTTTAACTATCTATGAAGATAATAAAGGAGTCATTTTACAAGGCAAGAGTAAATTGCATATTCTATATGATCGCAATTTGCTCCGATTAAATATAAAAGAACTTTCATTTATCAATCACTTTGGTGATAAAGAAACTATTTCAGCTCTTGATTTTAAAGTTATTAATCCTAGTAAAAAAGAGGAAATCCAATTTGAATTTCAGTTTGAATAA
- a CDS encoding LacI family DNA-binding transcriptional regulator codes for MTKKNITIYDIAKAANVSPTTVSRVLTRSPLVKESTRRQVLEIMEKLDFSPNEAARSLTTNQTNMIGFILPDITNPFFSQTYIDVESKAREKGYTVLLRNSMNRSEMESAHLREFEERRVECIVFMGGRINKSNPDEKEIDEMLEVIKRVPIIMVNGRMKGIDCHIIRTNEEEGIRSILSHLVSQGHKKISMIGGTNGISSTDIKVEIFQAELKSFRLDYNEDWQIYSGFGIDDGREAMKKLLLKECLPTAIIGINDMVIYGALKECREQKVSISNFSFVGFDDIFPSDIVHPSLTTVNHNYDLLGSEIVQSLSKIIEKEPLEREIMIDTKLIIRESS; via the coding sequence ATGACAAAGAAAAATATCACTATTTATGATATTGCAAAAGCAGCGAATGTGTCTCCAACAACTGTTTCCAGAGTACTGACTAGAAGTCCACTAGTAAAGGAAAGTACACGTAGGCAAGTACTTGAAATAATGGAGAAGTTAGATTTTTCGCCCAATGAAGCGGCAAGAAGTTTGACGACGAATCAAACGAATATGATCGGCTTTATTCTTCCAGATATTACAAACCCATTCTTTTCTCAAACGTATATTGATGTTGAAAGTAAGGCGCGTGAAAAAGGCTATACAGTTCTATTAAGAAATTCGATGAATAGAAGTGAGATGGAATCGGCTCATTTGCGGGAGTTTGAGGAGAGACGGGTGGAATGTATTGTCTTTATGGGTGGACGGATAAATAAATCCAATCCTGATGAAAAAGAAATAGATGAAATGTTAGAAGTGATAAAGAGGGTTCCAATTATCATGGTCAATGGCCGAATGAAAGGGATTGATTGCCATATAATTCGTACGAATGAAGAAGAAGGAATTAGGTCGATTCTTTCCCATTTAGTTTCACAGGGCCATAAAAAGATTAGTATGATCGGGGGAACAAATGGAATTTCATCTACCGATATAAAGGTAGAGATATTTCAAGCGGAATTGAAAAGCTTTCGTTTGGATTACAATGAAGATTGGCAAATTTATTCGGGGTTTGGCATTGATGATGGACGAGAAGCGATGAAGAAATTATTGTTAAAAGAATGCCTTCCAACAGCTATTATTGGGATCAATGACATGGTTATATATGGAGCATTAAAGGAGTGTAGGGAGCAGAAGGTTTCAATCAGCAATTTTTCCTTTGTTGGTTTTGACGATATTTTTCCATCCGACATTGTGCATCCAAGCTTAACAACTGTCAATCATAATTATGATCTTTTAGGTTCTGAAATTGTTCAATCGCTTAGTAAAATAATTGAAAAAGAACCTTTGGAAAGAGAGATAATGATTGATACAAAGTTAATAATCAGAGAGTCTAGTTAA
- a CDS encoding family 43 glycosylhydrolase: protein MKKVCSYFGVFLMMVLVMANFQSSKLVKAASWSPPSPDELAANDYILYFVNAGASTPDEIPPGEKLGLYQNKTEQAYNVDAVTGNSWGYTTTYKSSATSSSSPNKFDTVRYYDPPAADKVPEKGLEYKFDLPNDKYEVTLGFKNPWSTRESNIILENSNVDNRYTVVQGKEQTETYEVEVTDSELNIEIVRPAEGGSATSTWADPLVSFIVIKLKVDITTEVLQKAINKAESINRDDYTDYSLDKLDQAIVEAKAVLENGKAQQEEIDKAYRNLNDAYNNLATPYSSFVPGAVWNDTSGTPIQAHGGGIMKDGDTYYWYGEDKTNGYLPATGVHAYSSKDLYNWKDEGVVMRAIESRDQFTTDPYFVNLYAHRSEEEKDLIFSDINSERGILERPKVIYNEKTKKYVLWLHVDGPYQGSDANYAKAKSGVAISDSPTGPFEYLESNRLNKAPEGEPVYGPDTGMARDMTLFKDDDGTAYAVYSSEENMSLYISKLTDDYLQITGEEYGVDYIRALPGKQREAPAMFKYDGKYYLMTSGATGWSPNQASYAVADSVLGEWTIKGDPSVGTGANTTFQSQSTFIIPVDPENGKFIYMGDRWNSGNLKDSRYIWLPLEFNQEGNMFLNWYDEWILSDLDDKGKIKLVTTLPDAVALGNEPELPDTLEIINSGTQQQVPVTWEIDEQTFSKPGVFTIKGILPTLNNKIITHQFYVIPNDVKYFISPGNAMTKDYQEMSSYMEDTLQNKGINDQLYDAASLENTWGYSGGTTETTNGNDIFNSVRYIVKDSDQKKLSYTFEVDGENYTVFAGFYDPWAIYAKGDRKADVFVNEKLVDSEYTYSDQYEVREYKNVDAVNGKIELKVQPSASVAGKPNSDSQISWIMVVDNAEKEKTVTLDPINELANKVTGTVKPGSEDVTVLLPNGEKVVADVKKSGKWKAKLSNKFLKAGDQITVVQMKGIFSETVSIIVKPKPGKKSEE from the coding sequence ATGAAAAAAGTATGCTCGTATTTCGGAGTTTTTCTGATGATGGTTTTAGTCATGGCTAATTTTCAAAGTAGTAAATTGGTGAAAGCAGCTAGTTGGAGCCCACCAAGTCCGGATGAATTGGCGGCAAATGATTATATTCTGTACTTTGTAAATGCAGGTGCTTCAACACCAGATGAAATACCACCAGGAGAGAAGCTAGGATTATACCAGAATAAAACAGAACAGGCCTATAATGTTGATGCAGTAACAGGTAATAGTTGGGGATATACTACAACATATAAAAGTTCAGCTACGAGTTCATCTTCTCCAAATAAATTTGATACAGTACGTTACTATGACCCTCCAGCCGCAGATAAAGTACCCGAAAAGGGATTGGAGTATAAATTTGATTTACCGAATGATAAATACGAGGTAACACTTGGTTTTAAAAATCCTTGGAGTACAAGGGAATCGAATATTATTTTGGAAAATAGCAATGTTGATAATCGTTACACAGTAGTTCAAGGGAAGGAACAAACTGAAACATATGAAGTGGAAGTAACTGATAGTGAGTTGAATATTGAGATTGTAAGACCAGCTGAAGGTGGTTCCGCGACGTCAACATGGGCAGACCCATTGGTAAGTTTTATTGTAATTAAATTGAAGGTAGATATAACAACGGAAGTTTTGCAAAAAGCGATCAATAAAGCGGAATCGATTAATCGAGATGACTACACAGACTATTCGCTAGATAAATTAGATCAAGCAATTGTTGAAGCGAAAGCCGTTCTGGAAAACGGGAAAGCCCAGCAGGAAGAAATAGATAAAGCGTATAGAAATTTAAATGATGCGTATAACAATCTAGCTACTCCATATTCATCTTTTGTCCCTGGAGCTGTTTGGAATGATACGAGTGGTACCCCTATCCAAGCTCATGGTGGAGGAATAATGAAAGATGGCGATACGTATTACTGGTATGGCGAGGATAAGACAAACGGTTATCTTCCAGCTACTGGTGTACACGCATACTCATCAAAAGATTTATATAACTGGAAAGATGAAGGAGTGGTAATGAGAGCGATTGAAAGCAGAGATCAATTTACTACTGATCCTTATTTTGTAAATTTATATGCTCATAGATCGGAAGAAGAGAAGGATCTCATTTTCAGTGATATCAATTCGGAAAGAGGAATACTGGAAAGACCTAAAGTTATTTATAATGAAAAAACGAAGAAATATGTTTTATGGTTACATGTAGATGGCCCATATCAAGGCTCAGATGCCAATTATGCTAAAGCGAAGTCAGGCGTGGCCATTAGTGATTCACCCACAGGTCCCTTTGAATATTTAGAGAGTAATCGTTTAAATAAAGCGCCTGAAGGTGAGCCAGTATATGGTCCAGATACTGGTATGGCGCGAGATATGACTTTATTTAAGGATGATGATGGTACAGCTTATGCTGTTTATTCAAGTGAAGAAAATATGTCATTGTATATTTCTAAGCTTACAGATGATTATTTGCAAATAACAGGCGAGGAATATGGTGTGGATTATATTAGAGCACTCCCGGGGAAACAGCGAGAAGCTCCTGCTATGTTCAAATATGATGGAAAATATTACTTGATGACATCAGGAGCCACGGGATGGAGCCCGAATCAAGCCAGTTACGCAGTAGCGGATTCGGTGTTGGGAGAATGGACAATCAAGGGAGATCCAAGCGTTGGGACAGGCGCCAATACAACCTTCCAAAGCCAAAGTACATTTATTATTCCAGTGGACCCTGAGAATGGGAAGTTTATCTATATGGGAGACAGATGGAATTCTGGGAACTTAAAGGATTCTCGCTATATTTGGCTACCACTTGAATTTAATCAGGAAGGAAATATGTTCCTTAATTGGTATGATGAATGGATATTAAGCGATTTAGACGATAAAGGAAAGATAAAATTAGTCACAACACTTCCAGATGCCGTTGCCTTAGGAAACGAACCAGAATTGCCGGATACATTAGAGATTATTAATAGTGGTACCCAACAACAGGTTCCAGTAACTTGGGAAATAGATGAACAAACATTTTCTAAGCCCGGGGTTTTTACAATTAAAGGTATTTTGCCAACTTTAAATAACAAAATAATTACTCATCAATTTTATGTGATCCCTAACGATGTAAAGTATTTTATTAGTCCCGGTAATGCGATGACAAAGGATTATCAAGAAATGTCTTCATATATGGAAGATACGCTTCAAAATAAAGGAATTAATGATCAATTATATGATGCTGCTAGTCTTGAAAATACATGGGGATACTCGGGAGGTACGACTGAAACTACAAATGGAAATGATATTTTCAATTCCGTTAGGTATATTGTTAAAGACAGTGATCAAAAGAAACTTTCCTATACATTTGAGGTAGATGGAGAAAATTACACAGTATTTGCTGGATTTTATGATCCTTGGGCTATATATGCCAAAGGCGATAGGAAAGCAGATGTTTTTGTAAATGAGAAATTAGTAGACTCAGAATATACATATTCTGATCAATATGAAGTACGGGAATATAAAAATGTAGACGCAGTAAACGGAAAAATCGAGTTAAAAGTACAGCCGTCGGCCAGCGTTGCCGGGAAACCAAATTCTGATTCGCAAATTAGTTGGATCATGGTCGTCGACAATGCGGAAAAGGAAAAAACAGTAACGCTTGATCCGATCAATGAGTTGGCGAATAAAGTTACTGGAACAGTTAAACCGGGATCAGAAGATGTAACAGTTTTACTGCCTAATGGAGAAAAGGTTGTTGCAGACGTTAAAAAGAGTGGAAAATGGAAAGCAAAACTATCGAATAAATTTTTAAAGGCTGGAGATCAAATTACAGTTGTACAAATGAAAGGTATTTTTTCGGAAACGGTTTCAATAATAGTAAAACCTAAACCAGGGAAAAAAAGTGAAGAATAG